A single Methanolobus sp. ZRKC5 DNA region contains:
- a CDS encoding transposase produces MHVCVSSESFPLTVLIASGKAHDRQQFVKIMESIKVKTAGRPKTRPLEVLADSAYDDVAIRKYLRHRAIKSNILVNIRNQKYPKRGRPTRFEYESYRKRGTIERFFAWLKMGFRKIASRYERLNVVFKGLLDIACFLLCWNKVQEAF; encoded by the coding sequence ATACATGTTTGTGTAAGTTCTGAAAGCTTTCCTTTGACCGTTCTGATAGCTTCTGGAAAAGCACATGATAGGCAGCAGTTTGTTAAGATCATGGAAAGTATCAAGGTCAAAACTGCTGGAAGGCCAAAAACAAGACCATTGGAAGTACTTGCAGATTCTGCTTATGATGATGTGGCCATCAGGAAATACTTGAGACATCGGGCAATCAAAAGTAACATTCTTGTTAATATCAGGAATCAGAAATATCCAAAAAGAGGAAGACCTACAAGATTCGAGTATGAGTCATATCGTAAAAGAGGGACAATAGAACGTTTCTTTGCATGGTTGAAAATGGGATTCAGAAAAATAGCAAGTAGATATGAAAGGCTTAATGTTGTTTTCAAGGGACTACTGGATATTGCATGTTTTCTATTATGTTGGAATAAAGTTCAAGAGGCGTTTTGA
- a CDS encoding Lrp/AsnC family transcriptional regulator, with product MDDKTRHILECLEEDARISHEKIAIMTGLAADEVSKRITELEDTGVIRKYKTVIDWDMAGDEYVYAIIELEVTLERKIGYQDLVERLYKFPEVRSVRLLSGQYDISLTVSGRSMKEVAFFVAEKISTLEQVQHTTTHFVLKTYKEDGVILYEQDRVTRLLVTP from the coding sequence ATGGATGATAAAACTCGTCATATTCTGGAATGCCTTGAAGAGGATGCACGAATAAGTCACGAAAAGATTGCAATCATGACAGGACTTGCTGCTGATGAGGTAAGCAAAAGGATAACTGAGCTTGAAGACACTGGCGTTATCCGCAAGTACAAAACTGTCATTGATTGGGATATGGCAGGTGATGAATATGTCTATGCGATCATCGAGCTGGAAGTGACCCTTGAGAGAAAAATTGGATACCAGGACCTTGTTGAACGCCTGTATAAGTTCCCTGAAGTCCGCTCTGTAAGACTGCTCTCAGGACAGTATGACATCTCACTTACTGTATCCGGAAGGTCAATGAAGGAAGTGGCTTTCTTTGTGGCTGAGAAGATCTCCACTCTTGAGCAGGTTCAGCATACGACAACTCATTTTGTCTTGAAGACATACAAAGAGGATGGTGTTATTCTTTATGAGCAGGACCGTGTTACACGTTTACTGGTGACTCCCTGA
- a CDS encoding PAS domain S-box protein, translated as MKIPGVANTVFILIVCILGFVLLAPFIITKNTSFITISSALIVFTFITIIYASNHIEKKNKELETKITELDDKREELEYLVKRNTKIETMISSLISMFIAPKDVEGTINETLEKAATLCNSENSSLILFKNNSNPYIPHQWKKYQDQKSIFESVTFSNFPWLEEKLKKKQMIFISKDVKLLDIANRERNIIISSGVHSLIAIPVESNGEAIGFISLENSTVIDNCFQEYSQTLKVVSELVSMALSHRSFLKDIALFKNLINKSNDFIFIIDMEKISIVDVNETACQNLGYTREEVIGMEEHGIYELFNDNFWENDFRNMFGNSYLAPSKILTRKDGSTLCVEINVTFSTLNQYDYALVVVRDTTIRRDMESVLAKTKEVMELALEGANLGTWDWNLKTNEVMYDERWAEMIGYELKDIEGNIETWKEITHKDDLKPINYNINLHLEGKTSFFESEFRVKNSRGKWQWILARGKLTEWDKNNEPFRFTGTTMDLDERKRVEEELISSNELKDLFTDIMRHDLLNPAGNIKGYLELLSEMEDEPTKTKFIMTMQKSNDKLIEMIETAAQFAKLEALDELDLVRMDIKTILENVIEQFDQQLLEKKTSLELNVKDSCPAMLNPIVEEIFTNFISNAIKYSPENTRIIVDVIDSNYTWKVTVTDFGEGIADKAKPLVFDRFKRVNKTGVKGSGLGLAIVKKIAGLLDGTVGVEDNPEGKGSVFWVKLNK; from the coding sequence ATGAAGATACCAGGCGTCGCCAATACTGTATTTATTTTAATTGTCTGTATATTGGGATTTGTATTGCTGGCACCTTTCATAATTACTAAAAATACAAGCTTCATAACAATCAGTTCAGCTTTGATAGTATTCACATTCATCACCATAATCTATGCAAGTAACCATATCGAAAAAAAGAACAAGGAACTTGAAACAAAGATTACTGAACTGGATGATAAAAGGGAAGAGCTTGAATACCTTGTTAAACGCAACACAAAGATAGAGACAATGATATCTTCGCTCATATCAATGTTTATTGCACCAAAGGATGTCGAAGGGACCATAAATGAAACATTGGAAAAGGCAGCCACACTTTGCAACTCGGAAAATAGTTCCCTGATACTATTCAAAAATAATAGCAATCCATACATACCCCATCAATGGAAAAAGTATCAGGATCAGAAAAGCATTTTTGAAAGCGTGACTTTTTCAAATTTCCCATGGCTCGAGGAAAAACTGAAGAAAAAACAAATGATCTTTATATCCAAAGACGTTAAACTTTTGGATATTGCGAATCGTGAAAGAAATATTATAATATCAAGTGGAGTACACTCCCTAATTGCGATACCTGTAGAATCAAATGGTGAAGCTATCGGTTTTATCAGTTTAGAAAATAGCACCGTAATTGATAACTGTTTCCAGGAATATTCCCAGACACTCAAAGTGGTATCAGAACTTGTAAGCATGGCGTTAAGCCATAGGTCTTTCCTTAAAGATATAGCTCTTTTCAAGAATCTTATAAACAAATCTAATGACTTTATCTTCATTATTGACATGGAAAAGATCAGCATTGTAGATGTAAATGAAACAGCATGCCAGAATCTTGGATATACCAGAGAAGAAGTCATCGGCATGGAAGAACACGGCATCTATGAATTATTCAATGATAATTTCTGGGAAAATGATTTTCGAAACATGTTTGGTAACAGCTACCTTGCACCAAGTAAAATACTAACAAGAAAAGATGGAAGCACCTTATGTGTCGAAATAAATGTTACGTTTTCCACTTTGAACCAGTATGATTATGCCCTTGTAGTAGTACGTGACACCACAATTCGCAGAGATATGGAAAGTGTACTTGCAAAGACAAAAGAAGTAATGGAGCTTGCACTTGAAGGTGCAAACCTTGGTACATGGGACTGGAACCTCAAGACTAATGAAGTAATGTACGATGAAAGATGGGCTGAAATGATCGGGTACGAGTTAAAAGACATCGAGGGAAATATCGAAACCTGGAAAGAGATAACTCACAAGGATGACCTCAAACCTATAAATTACAATATCAATCTACATCTGGAAGGAAAAACATCTTTCTTCGAATCTGAATTCAGAGTGAAGAATAGCAGAGGTAAATGGCAGTGGATACTTGCAAGAGGCAAGTTGACAGAATGGGACAAAAATAATGAACCATTCAGATTTACAGGAACAACAATGGATCTTGATGAGAGAAAAAGAGTTGAAGAAGAACTTATCAGCTCAAATGAGCTAAAAGATCTGTTCACTGATATAATGCGCCATGATCTCCTCAATCCAGCAGGAAACATCAAAGGATACCTGGAATTACTTTCAGAAATGGAAGATGAACCCACAAAAACAAAATTCATCATGACTATGCAGAAGAGCAATGATAAACTTATAGAAATGATCGAAACAGCTGCTCAATTTGCCAAATTAGAAGCATTGGATGAACTTGATCTTGTGAGGATGGACATTAAAACGATTCTGGAGAACGTGATAGAACAATTCGACCAACAGTTGTTGGAAAAGAAGACGAGCCTTGAGCTAAATGTAAAAGACAGTTGCCCTGCAATGCTTAATCCAATTGTTGAAGAAATTTTTACAAATTTCATATCAAATGCCATAAAGTACAGCCCTGAGAATACAAGAATAATCGTTGATGTGATCGACTCCAATTATACATGGAAAGTAACTGTAACTGATTTTGGAGAAGGTATAGCAGATAAAGCAAAACCACTTGTATTTGACCGTTTCAAAAGAGTGAATAAGACAGGAGTCAAAGGCAGTGGGCTGGGCCTTGCTATTGTCAAAAAAATAGCCGGACTTCTGGA
- the purF gene encoding amidophosphoribosyltransferase — MREECGVVGIVQFKPESNPVPSALRIYYALYALQHRGQESAGIAVHDGKRPETLKGMGLVPEIFNKEDLVILKGDVGIGHVRYSTSGDSRIENCQPFIVNYKSGSVALAHNGNLVNGLDLRSQLEGEGHVFVANSDTEVIAHLLVKELLKHDPVEAMGNVIKQLNGSYSLSIMIDDLLMAVRDPLGIKPLCFGTIDSGYVVASESVAIDTLNGELVRDVKPGELVIFRDGEVESHQLSDGRYCAHCVFEYVYFARPDSIIDGQLVYRVRERIGERLAHEHPIDADMVSPVPDSGITSAIGFSRKSGINYEESLMKNRYIGRTFILPGQAMRETAVRLKMNTIDENIKGKKVILVDDSIVRGTTSRRIIDMVRKAGAKEVHARIGSPPIVAPCYLGIDMASRDELIAAHKTIPGVEAVINADSLGYLSVDGLVEAIGIDRDDLCLGCLTSAYPVEIPGENICQRRQLKLHEF; from the coding sequence ATGCGCGAAGAATGCGGTGTCGTAGGGATTGTACAGTTCAAACCGGAATCAAATCCAGTCCCTTCCGCACTTCGTATATATTATGCGTTGTATGCTCTTCAGCACCGTGGTCAGGAATCTGCAGGTATCGCTGTTCATGATGGTAAGCGTCCTGAGACGTTAAAAGGCATGGGTCTTGTACCTGAGATCTTTAACAAAGAGGATCTTGTTATTCTCAAAGGTGATGTGGGTATAGGTCATGTACGCTATTCTACTTCTGGTGACTCCCGCATAGAAAATTGTCAGCCATTTATCGTTAATTATAAAAGTGGAAGTGTTGCGCTTGCACATAACGGTAATCTGGTCAATGGCCTGGATCTGCGTTCGCAACTTGAGGGCGAAGGTCATGTTTTTGTTGCAAATTCTGATACTGAAGTAATTGCTCATCTTTTGGTGAAAGAACTTCTTAAACACGACCCAGTTGAGGCTATGGGTAATGTGATAAAGCAGCTCAATGGTTCTTATTCTCTTTCTATCATGATCGATGACCTTCTCATGGCTGTAAGGGATCCTCTTGGAATCAAGCCACTGTGTTTCGGTACTATTGATTCTGGTTATGTTGTTGCTTCAGAGAGTGTGGCAATTGACACACTTAATGGGGAACTTGTAAGGGATGTTAAACCTGGTGAACTTGTCATCTTCCGGGATGGTGAGGTCGAATCCCATCAACTCTCTGATGGGAGATACTGTGCTCATTGTGTCTTTGAATATGTTTATTTTGCACGCCCTGATTCTATAATCGATGGACAGCTTGTTTACAGGGTCCGCGAAAGGATTGGGGAACGATTGGCTCATGAACATCCGATTGATGCTGATATGGTGTCTCCGGTGCCTGATTCTGGGATTACTTCTGCGATTGGTTTTTCCCGGAAGTCGGGGATCAATTATGAGGAGAGTCTCATGAAGAATCGCTATATAGGTCGTACTTTCATTCTTCCTGGCCAGGCTATGCGTGAAACGGCTGTGCGCCTTAAGATGAATACTATCGATGAGAATATCAAGGGTAAAAAAGTGATTCTTGTTGATGACAGTATTGTGAGGGGAACTACTTCCCGTCGTATCATTGATATGGTCCGCAAAGCGGGTGCTAAGGAAGTACATGCTCGTATAGGAAGTCCTCCTATAGTGGCACCATGCTATTTGGGTATTGATATGGCTTCAAGGGATGAGCTTATAGCAGCCCATAAAACCATACCTGGAGTTGAGGCTGTGATCAATGCAGATTCATTGGGTTACTTGAGTGTAGATGGTCTGGTAGAAGCAATTGGAATTGATCGGGATGATCTATGCCTTGGATGTCTTACGTCTGCTTATCCTGTGGAGATTCCTGGTGAAAATATATGCCAGCGCAGACAGTTAAAACTACACGAGTTCTAA
- a CDS encoding transposase: MEFRELSDVQWKFIRPHLPPQPITGRKRADDRKVINGILFVLITGCRWRDMPASYGSRATAWRRLKRWSEEGVWNEIMESLRDSAYQKGKFSMDLVCVDSSFIETKKGEKIPNTTATKKEME, encoded by the coding sequence ATGGAATTCAGAGAACTTTCTGATGTGCAATGGAAATTTATTCGACCGCATTTACCACCACAACCAATAACTGGAAGAAAGAGAGCTGATGACCGTAAGGTCATCAATGGTATTCTCTTTGTTCTGATAACCGGTTGTAGATGGAGAGATATGCCAGCTAGCTATGGTTCCAGAGCAACTGCTTGGAGAAGGCTAAAAAGGTGGTCAGAGGAAGGAGTGTGGAATGAGATTATGGAATCCCTTCGGGATTCCGCTTACCAAAAAGGTAAGTTCTCCATGGATCTTGTATGTGTTGATAGTAGTTTCATCGAAACAAAAAAAGGGGAGAAAATTCCGAATACAACGGCCACAAAAAAAGAAATGGAATAA
- the thiD gene encoding bifunctional hydroxymethylpyrimidine kinase/phosphomethylpyrimidine kinase, giving the protein MSKIPVILTIAGSDSGGGAGIEADIKTIASLGLHTTCAITSVTSQNTTGVLSAYDIPCEVIRNQIDAVCEDMNIIWAKSGMLSSSDIIATVAEMVKKYDLKLVVDPVMAAEAGGDLLRKDAITTLKQKLLPLSEVVTPNINEANILAGMQITNIEEAKEAAKLISQTGVKIVIVTGGHLDASDIIYDSETDMYTIIPGNFVKGGTHGSGCTYSSALAAALAQGYKIDDAAKKAKDFVVEAIKGSMPVGNGVGPVNQLSHVLKNSERYTVLQDLKNGVDILVQSNHFTRLIPEVGCNIAMALPSAASTSEVAAVTGRIVKLKGTAQVVGEIDFGASSHVARIILTAMKHTPTSRASMNIRHSQHLVNICKEVGLSTSSFTREDEPKDTHTMDWGTSDAIDKHGAVPDIIYDKGGIGKEAMIRIMGNSATEVASTAVKISEIYASLKDQN; this is encoded by the coding sequence ATGAGTAAAATTCCAGTTATACTGACCATAGCAGGTTCTGACTCTGGAGGAGGAGCAGGAATTGAAGCAGATATCAAAACAATAGCCTCACTTGGACTCCATACAACATGTGCCATCACATCAGTCACGTCACAAAATACTACCGGAGTCCTGAGTGCTTATGATATCCCTTGTGAAGTCATACGTAACCAAATAGATGCCGTCTGTGAGGATATGAATATCATATGGGCTAAGTCAGGCATGCTCTCATCTTCGGACATAATAGCGACCGTTGCAGAAATGGTGAAAAAATATGACCTGAAATTGGTGGTTGATCCTGTCATGGCAGCAGAGGCTGGTGGGGATCTGCTTCGAAAAGATGCCATCACAACCTTAAAACAAAAGCTTTTGCCTTTAAGTGAAGTGGTAACACCAAACATCAATGAAGCAAACATTCTTGCAGGAATGCAGATAACAAATATTGAGGAAGCAAAGGAAGCTGCCAAGCTTATCAGTCAGACAGGCGTTAAAATTGTCATTGTAACTGGTGGGCACCTTGATGCATCAGACATAATATACGATTCTGAAACTGACATGTACACCATAATCCCCGGAAATTTTGTCAAAGGCGGCACCCATGGATCAGGATGTACCTATTCTTCAGCGCTTGCGGCAGCACTTGCGCAGGGATACAAAATAGATGATGCTGCAAAAAAAGCAAAGGACTTCGTCGTAGAGGCCATTAAAGGAAGCATGCCCGTGGGGAACGGTGTAGGACCTGTCAATCAGTTATCCCATGTCCTGAAAAACTCAGAAAGATATACAGTCTTGCAGGATTTAAAAAATGGAGTGGACATACTTGTCCAGTCCAATCACTTTACAAGACTTATTCCTGAAGTCGGGTGTAACATAGCAATGGCACTGCCATCTGCAGCGTCAACCTCGGAAGTGGCTGCAGTCACAGGCAGGATCGTCAAACTGAAAGGAACCGCACAGGTCGTTGGTGAAATCGATTTTGGCGCAAGCAGCCATGTTGCCCGCATAATACTTACTGCAATGAAGCATACCCCAACATCACGAGCTTCCATGAACATCAGGCACTCCCAACACCTTGTGAACATATGCAAAGAAGTTGGCCTTAGCACATCATCATTTACCAGGGAAGATGAACCTAAAGATACACACACAATGGACTGGGGAACATCAGACGCCATTGATAAGCATGGAGCTGTACCCGACATCATTTACGATAAAGGTGGCATCGGAAAGGAAGCCATGATCAGAATAATGGGGAACAGTGCCACAGAAGTTGCAAGCACTGCGGTAAAAATATCTGAAATCTATGCATCTCTGAAAGATCAAAACTAA
- a CDS encoding LSm family protein produces the protein MGNRPLDILNDSLNTPVIVRLKGAREFRGKLQGYDVHMNLVLDDAEELKEGDIVRKLGSVVIRGDNVVYVSP, from the coding sequence ATGGGAAACAGACCTCTTGATATATTGAACGATTCTTTGAACACACCTGTAATTGTGAGACTAAAGGGCGCAAGAGAATTCCGTGGAAAACTCCAGGGTTATGATGTTCACATGAACCTTGTACTGGACGATGCGGAAGAGCTTAAAGAAGGAGATATTGTGAGAAAACTGGGTAGTGTTGTTATCAGAGGTGACAACGTAGTTTATGTTTCTCCATGA
- a CDS encoding aminotransferase class I/II-fold pyridoxal phosphate-dependent enzyme: MRKTCNPSEFVADVMGKVPPSGIRRYFDLASEIDDVVSLGVGEPDYVTPWHIREACIHSLECGETSYTSNYGLIELREELSKHFSTKYGVDYDPTSEILVTSGVSEALDVAIRAITNPGDEIIVVQPSYVAYVPSVMFAGGVPVIVSTKLENNFKLTAEELESAITNKTKAVIINYPNNPTGATMGRKDFEAIADVVCKHDIMVISDEVYDCLTYNGGHTCFSSLEGMRDRTILLNGFSKAYAMTGFRMAYAMSSPEIISAMMLIHQYSMLCAPITAQIGAIEALKNGTNEMEKMVRDYDRRRHLIVSGLNKIGLDCFEPKGAFYAFPSIKNTGLTSDQFAERLLNEQKVVTIPGDVFGEAGTGFLRCSYATSREEIEKALERIGAFVDGL; this comes from the coding sequence ATGAGAAAAACATGCAATCCTTCAGAATTTGTGGCTGACGTCATGGGTAAAGTCCCTCCGTCGGGCATACGCCGCTATTTTGATCTTGCATCCGAGATAGATGATGTGGTCTCTCTTGGTGTAGGTGAACCCGATTATGTTACTCCATGGCATATAAGGGAAGCGTGCATCCATTCTTTAGAATGCGGTGAAACCTCATATACTTCAAATTATGGTCTCATTGAACTGAGAGAAGAGCTTTCAAAACATTTTTCAACAAAGTACGGCGTTGATTATGATCCTACTTCTGAAATCCTGGTAACTTCAGGTGTTAGTGAAGCTCTTGATGTTGCGATCCGTGCCATCACCAACCCAGGTGATGAAATTATTGTTGTCCAGCCTTCATATGTGGCCTATGTGCCTTCTGTGATGTTCGCAGGCGGTGTGCCTGTAATTGTTTCAACGAAGCTGGAGAATAATTTTAAACTGACTGCCGAGGAGCTTGAATCTGCTATCACAAACAAGACCAAGGCTGTTATTATTAATTATCCTAATAATCCAACCGGCGCTACTATGGGCAGGAAAGACTTTGAGGCCATCGCAGATGTTGTCTGTAAACATGACATCATGGTTATATCCGATGAGGTCTACGACTGTCTGACATACAACGGTGGACACACTTGTTTTTCTTCCCTTGAAGGGATGCGTGACAGGACCATTTTGTTGAATGGTTTTTCCAAAGCATATGCAATGACTGGTTTTAGGATGGCATATGCAATGAGCTCTCCTGAAATCATCAGTGCCATGATGCTGATACACCAGTATTCAATGCTCTGTGCTCCCATCACTGCGCAGATAGGAGCTATCGAAGCTCTCAAGAACGGTACGAATGAAATGGAGAAGATGGTCCGTGATTACGACCGTCGCCGCCACCTCATCGTCAGTGGTCTGAACAAGATTGGGCTTGACTGCTTCGAGCCAAAGGGTGCATTCTACGCTTTTCCTTCCATCAAAAACACAGGCTTAACTTCTGACCAGTTTGCAGAACGTCTCCTGAATGAACAGAAGGTCGTCACAATCCCTGGCGATGTATTCGGTGAAGCTGGCACAGGTTTCCTCAGATGTTCCTATGCAACTTCCCGGGAAGAGATTGAGAAAGCTCTGGAAAGGATTGGGGCTTTTGTTGATGGGTTGTGA
- a CDS encoding 50S ribosomal protein L37e codes for MSKGTPSMGKRQKRTHVKCRRCGSVSLNIHTKQCTSCGFGKTSRMRSYKWQAKCKY; via the coding sequence ATGTCAAAAGGTACTCCCTCAATGGGTAAGAGACAAAAGCGCACGCATGTGAAATGCAGGCGCTGTGGTAGTGTTTCACTTAATATTCATACAAAACAGTGCACTTCATGCGGCTTTGGAAAGACCTCGCGCATGAGAAGCTACAAATGGCAAGCAAAGTGCAAATACTAA
- a CDS encoding AAA family ATPase, translating to MIFIVRTAQKTSSKSSREVTTEPAECTAEFLVMEPAGYPMASVLDEYPEISDPGVFEHYAREQWKGYKAHKGDYLFDRRMYPDFAYKVADVEPPGSVIGQNTHIIVRDAVVGSIPTIDFRSDVTFDDVIGQQNARKKCKLIERFLEAPDKFGKWAPRNVLFYGPSGTGKTMLAKALANKAHVPIIPVKATELIGEFVGEGARQIHQLYERAQEMAPCILFIDELDAIALDRRHQELRGDVAEIVNALLTEMDGIVERPGVCTIGATNRTDTIDPAVRSRFEEEIEFTLPDEKERLTILESNIQTFPIPAKDVDLKVVAKMTEGLSGRDLVGKVLKTALHNVIIEDRDSVTQDDLLASVKKLKNIPMPSNSDRMYI from the coding sequence ATGATATTCATAGTACGTACAGCCCAAAAAACCAGCTCGAAATCTAGCAGAGAAGTAACAACAGAACCCGCAGAATGTACTGCAGAATTCCTTGTAATGGAGCCGGCAGGTTATCCAATGGCCAGTGTCCTTGATGAGTACCCTGAGATATCTGACCCTGGAGTTTTTGAACATTATGCAAGGGAGCAGTGGAAGGGTTACAAGGCCCATAAAGGCGATTATCTTTTTGACCGGCGCATGTATCCTGACTTTGCCTACAAGGTTGCCGATGTTGAACCGCCGGGTTCTGTGATTGGACAGAATACCCATATAATAGTCAGGGATGCCGTTGTTGGTAGTATCCCTACAATTGATTTTAGAAGTGATGTGACTTTTGATGATGTCATTGGGCAGCAAAATGCACGTAAAAAATGTAAACTGATAGAGCGTTTTCTTGAAGCGCCTGATAAATTTGGTAAGTGGGCTCCCAGAAACGTCCTATTTTATGGTCCATCTGGCACTGGCAAGACAATGCTTGCAAAAGCACTGGCAAATAAAGCTCATGTACCTATTATTCCTGTGAAGGCTACAGAACTCATTGGTGAGTTTGTAGGTGAGGGTGCCAGACAGATACACCAGTTATATGAGCGGGCACAGGAGATGGCGCCATGTATTCTTTTCATCGATGAGCTGGATGCCATTGCTCTTGACCGCAGGCATCAGGAATTGCGAGGGGATGTTGCAGAAATAGTAAATGCACTGCTCACTGAAATGGATGGTATTGTGGAACGTCCTGGAGTATGTACGATTGGAGCCACAAATCGTACTGATACGATAGATCCTGCTGTAAGAAGCAGGTTTGAAGAAGAGATTGAGTTCACACTGCCGGATGAAAAAGAACGCCTTACAATTCTTGAGTCCAATATACAGACTTTCCCGATTCCCGCAAAAGATGTTGATCTTAAGGTAGTTGCAAAGATGACAGAGGGACTCTCCGGAAGGGATCTTGTTGGCAAGGTGCTTAAAACTGCACTTCATAATGTTATCATAGAGGATAGGGACAGTGTAACCCAGGATGATCTGCTTGCTTCCGTCAAGAAACTCAAGAATATTCCAATGCCCTCAAATTCCGATAGGATGTACATATAA
- a CDS encoding ribonuclease Z, with protein sequence MLRITFLGTGGSLPTPERNPSAIMINREGELMLFDCGEGTQQQMMRAKTGMKALSSIFITHFHADHILGIPGLIQTMSFHGRTEPLKIYGPHGIHEFARILSALGYYKLRFKIDAIDLNSGDVIKRDDYSILAIKTEHSIPSIGYALIENERTGKFNRQKAIDLGVPAGPLFSKLHKGESVEIDGKMIHSKDVVGESRPGRKIIYTGDTRPCKAILEASRDADLLIHESTLTKDQQDWAIESMHSTAEEAATLAKEANVLKLVLTHISSRYSDDTTQLHEEAKAIFENVIVAEDLMEIDVPYMNRKKEKIRNKK encoded by the coding sequence ATGCTTCGCATAACATTTCTTGGCACTGGAGGATCCCTACCAACACCTGAACGCAATCCATCAGCGATTATGATAAACCGTGAAGGTGAGCTGATGCTCTTTGATTGTGGAGAGGGAACTCAACAACAGATGATGCGTGCAAAAACAGGAATGAAAGCATTGTCCTCCATATTCATAACACACTTCCATGCAGATCACATACTTGGAATTCCCGGACTTATACAGACAATGTCATTCCACGGAAGAACCGAGCCTTTGAAAATATACGGCCCTCACGGAATACACGAATTTGCCAGAATACTCAGCGCCCTTGGATACTACAAACTACGTTTTAAGATCGATGCCATAGACCTGAATTCTGGAGATGTGATCAAAAGAGATGATTACTCCATTCTGGCCATAAAAACGGAACATAGCATACCAAGCATTGGTTATGCACTCATAGAGAACGAACGGACAGGGAAGTTCAATCGCCAGAAAGCAATTGACCTCGGTGTTCCAGCGGGCCCGCTCTTTTCAAAACTCCACAAAGGAGAATCCGTAGAAATAGATGGAAAAATGATACACTCTAAAGATGTAGTCGGAGAAAGCCGCCCGGGAAGGAAGATAATCTACACCGGTGATACACGACCCTGCAAAGCCATACTGGAAGCAAGCCGGGATGCAGATCTTTTGATACATGAATCCACACTTACAAAAGACCAGCAAGATTGGGCAATAGAATCCATGCACTCTACTGCAGAAGAAGCTGCTACCCTCGCAAAAGAAGCAAATGTCCTGAAACTCGTACTTACGCACATAAGTTCCAGATACTCAGATGATACCACGCAGTTACATGAAGAAGCAAAAGCAATATTCGAGAATGTGATAGTTGCTGAGGACCTCATGGAAATTGACGTACCATATATGAACAGAAAAAAGGAAAAAATACGAAATAAAAAATAA
- a CDS encoding 30S ribosomal protein S8e, whose translation MKWQGRSRRKYTGAKIKTARGKRKFELGRESADTHVHDTKRKNVATRGGNRKVRLLQCNVANVTDSQGKTQTASIENVTGNAANGHYIRRNILTKGSVITTSLGSAKITSRPGQDGVVNAVLLE comes from the coding sequence ATGAAATGGCAAGGTAGATCTAGAAGGAAGTACACAGGTGCTAAGATCAAGACCGCTCGCGGTAAGAGGAAATTCGAGCTTGGTCGTGAATCAGCTGACACTCACGTTCACGATACAAAGAGGAAGAACGTTGCAACCAGAGGCGGAAACAGGAAAGTAAGACTTCTCCAGTGCAATGTTGCAAACGTAACAGATTCACAGGGTAAGACTCAGACAGCAAGCATAGAGAATGTAACCGGAAATGCTGCAAATGGGCACTACATCAGGCGTAACATCCTTACTAAGGGTTCTGTTATCACAACATCTCTTGGTAGTGCAAAGATTACAAGCCGTCCGGGTCAGGATGGTGTAGTTAACGCAGTATTGCTCGAATGA